Proteins co-encoded in one Arachis hypogaea cultivar Tifrunner chromosome 13, arahy.Tifrunner.gnm2.J5K5, whole genome shotgun sequence genomic window:
- the LOC112737574 gene encoding beta-amylase yields MGTSNPNMLLNYVPVYVMLPLGVVNVNNVFEDPEGLKKQLLQLKEAGVDGVMVDVWWGIIELKGPKQYDWGAYRSLFKLVQECGLKLQAIMSFHQCGGNVGDIVNIPIPKWVLEIGDSDPDIFYTNRSGNRNIEYLNIGVDNLPLFHGRTAIQIYSDYMKSFKENMSDFIESGLIIDIEVGLGPAGELRFPSYPQSQGWEFPGIGEFQCYDKYLKAEFKAAAAKAGHAEWELPDDAGSYNDVPESTEFFKSNGTYLTEKGKFFLTWYSNKLLIHGDQILEEATKAFQGCNVTIAIKVSGIHWWYKSESHAAELTAGYYNLQDRDGYRPIARMLTRHHAILNFTCLEMRDSEQSSDAKSAPQELVQQVLSGGWREKIEVAGENALPRYDAAAYNQMILNARPNGVNKNGPPKLSMYGITYLRLSDELLQKSNFAIFKKFVLKMHADQDYVEDPNQYNHVIIPLKPSGPKIPLEEILEATKPIPPFPWDSETDMKVDG; encoded by the exons ATGGGCACTTCTAATCCTAACATGCTGCTAAATTATGTTCCGGTTTATGTCATGCTCCCA CTAGGAGTCGTGAATGTGAACAATGTGTTTGAAGATCCAGAAGGCCTAAAGAAACAACTATTGCAGCTAAAGGAAGCAGGCGTTGATGGCGTGATGGTTGATGTGTGGTGGGGGATCATAGAACTGAAGGGTCCAAAACAATATGATTGGGGGGCATATAGGAGCTTGTTCAAGCTGGTTCAAGAATGTGGCCTGAAACTGCAGGCAATAATGTCATTCCATCAATGTGGAGGAAATGTAGGAGATATTGTCAATATCCCAATTCCAAAATGGGTGCTTGAGATTGGAGATTCGGATCCTGATATCTTTTACACCAATAGATCAGGTAACAGGAACATAGAGTATCTCAATATTGGTGTGGATAACCTCCCTCTTTTCCATGGTAGAACAGCCATCCAG ATATACAGTGATTACATGAAGAGTTTCAAGGAAAACATGTCAGATTTTATAGAATCCGGACTAATTATAGACATTGAAGTTGGGCTTGGACCAGCAGGAGAGCTAAGATTCCCTTCTTATCCACAAAGTCAAGGATGGGAATTTCCTGGTATTGGGGAGTTTCAG TGCTATGACAAATATTTGAAGGCAGAGTTTAAAGCTGCTGCAGCTAAAGCTGGCCATGCTGAATGGGAACTGCCAGATGATGCAGGGTCTTACAATGATGTACCAGAATCTACTGAGTTCTTCAAATCAAATGGCACATACCTCACTGAGAAAGGGAAGTTCTTCTTAACCTGGTATTCCAACAAATTGCTGATCCATGGCGATCAGATCCTAGAGGAAGCCACCAAAGCTTTCCAGGGCTGCAATGTCACgatagcaattaaa GTCTCTGGAATTCATTGGTGGTACAAATCTGAAAGTCATGCTGCTGAGCTCACTGCTGGATATTACAACCTTCAAGATAGAGATGGGTACCGTCCTATTGCAAGGATGCTGACTCGTCATCATGCCATTTTGAACTTCACATGTCTTGAGATGAGGGACTCGGAACAAAGCTCTGATGCAAAGAGCGCACCGCAGGAACTTGTTCAGCAG GTATTGAGTGGAGGTTGGAGAGAAAAAATTGAAGTTGCTGGTGAAAATGCACTGCCAAGGTATGATGCTGCAGCTTACAACCAAATGATACTGAATGCTAGACCAAATGGTGTCAACAAAAATGGCCCCCCAAAACTAAGCATGTATGGGATAACGTATCTCCGTCTTTCGGATGAACTactgcaaaaatcaaattttgctaTATTCAAAAAATTCGTGCTAAAGATGCATGCAGATCAG GATTATGTTGAAGATCCTAACCAGTATAATCATGTCATAATTCCACTGAAGCCATCAGGACCGAAAATTCCCCTTGAGGAAATTCTTGAAGCAACCAAACCAATACCACCATTCCCCTGGGACTCAGAGACAGACATGAAAGTTGATGGCTGA